One part of the Suncus etruscus isolate mSunEtr1 chromosome 2, mSunEtr1.pri.cur, whole genome shotgun sequence genome encodes these proteins:
- the LITAF gene encoding LOW QUALITY PROTEIN: lipopolysaccharide-induced tumor necrosis factor-alpha factor (The sequence of the model RefSeq protein was modified relative to this genomic sequence to represent the inferred CDS: deleted 3 bases in 2 codons) codes for MSAPYQAPTGSSTMPTAPPTYEETLSTGNLPAQPGSVPGPSTGLVSGPDGKGMNPPGYYTQPAPMLNPTPIPVQTVYVQQPVTFLDRPVQMCCPSCNKMVVTKMTYNSGTLTWLSCGSLCLLGCVVGCCLIPFCVNALQDVDHHCPNCQALLGTYKRL; via the exons ATGTCGGCTCCCTACCAGGCGCCCACTGGGTCTTCCACCATGCCAACTGCGCCCCCAACCTACGAGGAGACGTTGTCGACCGGCAACTTACCAGCGCAGCCAGGTTCCGTTCCCGGGCCATCCACAGGGCTGGTGTCAGGTCCCGATGGGAAGGGCATGAATCCACCAGGCTACTAC ACCCAGCCTGCGCCCATGCTGAATCCCACCCCAA TCCCTGTGCAGACTGTCTACGTGCAGCAGCCCGTGACCTTCTTGGATCGCCCCGTCCAGATGTGCTGCCCGTCATGCAATAAGATGGTGGTGACAAAAATGACCTACAACTCAGGCACCCTGACCTGGCTGTCTTGCGGGAGC CTCTGCCTGCTGGG GTGTGTGGTCGGCTGCTGCTTGATCCCCTTCTGTGTGAACGCACTCCAAGATGTGGACCATCACTGCCCTAATTGCCAAGCCCTGCTGGGTACCTACAAGCGTTTGTAG